GACTTGTACCTCATTTTTAAGCTATGCGGAAAAGTCTGAAGTCCATTAGATAAGGTGCagtgtctgtcctctctcctgtGGGGAAGGTAAATGTTTGAATATGCTCTCGGCCCCACTTTTAGCCTTCAAGAGGGTACACAAAGGAACACATTTGTGATTGCGCAGTCCATCATAAACAGTCTCAGGACTATTACTTGAGAATACAGATTAGTTTAATACAACGTTGCTTCCTTTGTAATCTAACATAATGTTGCGACACTGCGTGGAGGCCATCTTTACACGCAGACGTGGATAAAACCCTGTAGTCTGGACTGATGACGGACGAGGCTGCTGAcatttagtttctttttgtcaacaaatcacaCGAAAAGACCAAAGCATCTGGGTACTGCAGGATTTTAGAAAGCGTTACTCAAACGGGAGTAAACTGCATTGATTGGGGACCATTTTCAGTTGATCCACATTTGGTGGTGtggtgagtatttacagcagcagttcagtgtttgtggaaCTGACctgaaataaactacagtgtgcgTGTTCACAGGAATGAAGGAACATAACAATGACGCTCTGAGCTGTGTCAGACAATACTTGTTAATAGGAGCAATTCATTGCtagttttggtcttttagtGAGGTTTGTTGGcaataagaaaacaacaaactggatATGCGGAACATGAATCAACAGAGGCACAAACGGCCAATCACATAACTGAGAAATCACATTAGAAACTACTCATAATGTTTCAATTTAATAAGATGTAAAGTGTGAGAATCATTAAACCAGTCGGTTCTTTTTACCATAACACCTTGCATACGAGTGCACACTGTATTTCATTCACGAGGCTCTGCCAACCTACACAATACAGACTGAAAAGCTTCTATGTGATTGTTACAGAGTTGTCTTCAGAGCCTGAATTTGAAATGACCTAAATCTCCAGCCTCTTCTCAAGTCTCCTCATCATATGATCTGCTCATTTCAGAGTCTACAAAGCTTCCCTCCCATCACATGTGTGCACTGTTATTCTGATATCTGTCACTCCCCTTCAGTCTTTATGGGTCTCTTCCCCTTTGAGCCCTTCTTTTCTACCATTcttttgttcctctctgtccttctctttgtgtctttctgtagACTCAGACGAAATTGGAACATGCCCACATTCGACAGCTTGAGCAGAGTCTGCTCCTCGAAAAGTCGAGAGCAGAGACGCTTCAGAAAGACTTAGAGAGGAGGAGGGTAAAAGAGCACGAGCCCCCTGCCTGTAGCCAGTGTCCTGTGTGGttctgtttgctgctttgttgGTTAAGGTCGCACTACACCTGGTGTCTGCATCAACTAGAGATGTAGGAATAATAATCTTTTAAAACCAGTACAGGTACAAAGGTCAGTCTGAACTGCAATCTCAGTTTGCATATGGGTCCTCTGACTGCACTGAGGTatacaaaacatgcagaaaaacacagcaaagcaagCAAGTGCCATTTAGCCTGCATAGCCTGCCCTCCTGTCCATGCTAATAACtgcataaaacattttacagacaacattttaacaacttttcatccattttcttGTGCGAGAAAAGTTCTTTGGTTTAATGCTGCAGTGTCCATATTAAAGAAATAGAGCAAAAAAGTCTGGATCCATGTCTGTTCTGATGCAACAGATCATTTTTCTATCTGAATATCAACACACCTGTTGTGAATATTAAAATCCAACAGATTAAAGAATAAGGCTGTTGTTATTCTATGGTTTTCGTATTCAGTCAAATCCCATTAAAAGCCAATTTCCTGCCCTGCCTGTGGCACTTGCCCACTGTTCCTAATGAAGACATAGGTATCAGTAACGCACTTTAGCTTTTAAAAAGTCTCCACAAACAGCCGGCTATTGAAAATGttgctcaaacaggagtaaatggTACATTtgtcagggactattttcagtagcggattaatacacattcaGTGTGCTagtgagtcaaaataaacatgTCAGTGCAACAGTGATGTGATTTTAACAGCGTTTGgtcaacagtggagctctgacACACAGGAATACGATAAAAGAGGCTTGAAATACACAGGCAGTACTTGTTAataggatcaattcattgtttgtcTCGAACTTGTGGTGACGGTAGCGGCCCCTGATATCCAACGTGTCATTGATTCCTTCATCATATCATGTATCGCAGTATTAATGCTCCTCGCTGTTGACCCACAGCTTCCCCTGAGGCATTCACCTCTTATAGGAAACACTTTatcagctgcttcagctcatGTCTTCTGTTGCAAtaactggtgtttttttttttttttatactgtgATTGATCTTTTTATTTAAAGGTTGACTTTTGGATCAGTTGCCAGCTGCACTATGAGATGTCAGGGAATGACATCTGAAATAACACCCCTCCATCTTAGCTCTGTAGAGCGCAGTGGACCAATCTCTCCAAGTTTTTTGAGCAGTAATGTAATTAGTAACACACGAGAAATTGCTAAATTGTTAACGGGATTCATCGCAGATTCTACGATTAATGTTTCAAGACAAATCATTGTGGTAATGTCCATTTGCCATCAGCAGTTGAGTGTAGCGAAGGACGTCCTTTACACCACTTTGACATGCAGTGCTGCACTTCAGAGAGAAAGCCTCCTCAATAATAGACCACAGTATCACAAATCAAACCGTACGAGCTTGTGCTTTCAATTTTCAGGCATCAAAAGATAACAAAACGCTTTGAAACACTGGATTCCTATATGCAGTAAGGTCTGCTTCTGCCAACAGGGAAGATGCACTCATGATGCAGCATCCTTGAGGTTGGGTAAGAGAACCAAGGTGAAAAAAACGATTTGATCTTGTTTTGGCTTTGATCCGCCGCTGAGCTATCTCAATTCTCGACTTCAAATCGACTTCAGATGCTGTCAAGGACATTAACCTTGCGTAGACTCTTCTTACTCCTTCACTCCTGTGTGTTGTGCTGTAATCTGAATGCATTTCAGGCATCGTCTTTGATATGAATCAACCAGTAACTCTGAGGTCTGCTCGATTGTTTTCCCAGATGGTTGAAATTAACATCTGTGCACTGTGCAGCGGATCCTCTTTTCTCaatctcctttttgttttaattggatACAAGTGTGTGGAGGATGTTTGCAGTAGTGTGTATGCAGTGTCACTGTGTGGAGGTTTGCTGTCGGCTTTATTATATTTGCTTGGCTGCTTCTAGATGATCAGAGAATGGCTgtgctctcctctcatcttccaCTTCTTTGCACATACAGTGAGCTGCACAAATATTTGGACAGTGACACATTGATCCTTTGGCTCCTTTAGTCCGATTTCTTTGGATGGAAATGACACAATGACTTTTAAGTGCCGACTGTCAACTTTAATAAAACGACGGCAATATCGTGAAATGAGTATAATGGTTTGTTTGGACTTTATGATCTTCTGTGAAATACAAACCCCTCGTGGTGGCAGCAGTTTGATGGTACTCCTCAAAAATAATGAGCAACTATTGTTTGGGCTGCTGGAAAAAAAGGATCCTGGAATTCAGCCACAGCACGCAAGGAGGAGTTCAGAACAAATAGGGCTGCGCTAActcacatttttatattaacagatTAAATGACTGTGTGGTGTAGAAGTGGTAGCTCATAATGACAAGCACAGAGAATGATCACTGGACTCTTGTTtctctcagctctacagaggCTTTTAGCACCTTTCAAATCGTTGCTTGAAAACTCCTCATTAACCTCGTTTGCAGCAGAAACACGCAGCTACTCTGAGAGAAGAAGCCCTGATGAAAGCTACCCGccccagcaccaaacagcagacaaagttagcaaccaGCTAGTGAACTATGTGGAGATCTCCtacaggagttggtggagaccaaaacggagctaaaaggagaatgaACGTTCGACTTACGATCCTCATAATGTGGAAACAAACTCCTGGTGAATGCtaatgtgtctgctgcatgtgtcgGTAATTAACTGTTTGCTAATACATGATAACTTTATATAGATTTCTAAAGTTTGTTCTGAttcccccaagtggccaaaaaaatctattaatgCAGCTTAAAAATCAAAGTGTCCACaagtattttacatgtttgaaTTTTATTTCCACGTCCTTTGATATCTAATGCAGTGTCAGATCTTTGCCATTAATGCAACACGGTGAATAAACCGTCGCAAAAATAAGAGCGTAGATGATCTTGTATTCCTGTGGGTGTAGCTTCGGTTGCATTCATGTTGCAAGAGTGAAAAATCCTCTTAGTCATCCTGTGTATTACACACCTGTCAGCTCCAGTGCTCAGGTCAGGACAGCGAGTTCTTATTTTGTTCCTGTCTATCACACCAAAAGCAGTCCTGGTccaaaaagtctgttttcttaGCCACCTGCCAGCACCTGTGAGGGTCACAACACATTTAGcttatttatttaatacattACAAGACAGAAAGGTGAAAAGCTTTAGGAGGAGTAAAGTGTGTCCCGTGAATACTTGATACCAAGTAAGATCTACATAAAAGTGCACTCTAAGGAAAAAATGGCTGTTAATCATTTGTGTCGTCTTGTATCTAAGGAGTACACTCGGGAGCCTGATGTGTCACTGTCCACAtacataatgtgttttattagTACAGTATATTAACTGGAATGCACTTGACCCTCTCCGATCCTTAAAGGACCCTCCGATTTCCTTTTTCCTGAGGCCTGATTTCTGCTCTTAAAGTCAATGTCTTTTCTTTGGAATGACATCATTCTGTTGCAGGCGCTCCCACCTGTTACGGTAATAAGGTCATTCTTCTGAAAGGCTGACGTCTTTTTGCTCTGGTAATCATCAGAAATAGTCCAGCGGCAGTGAGGAATGTTGTTCCTTTTTCACCAGCAAACCACAGTTGAGGAGAAGAGTCGCATCATGCAGCTAGAGGAGGAGCTCAGCCTCCGGAGAGCCGATATCGAGAACCTCCAGGCTAAGCTCAGAGGATCTGACACGAGCTCGCAGCAAGCCGACGTCGGCGAGGCTGCTCCGGGGTCCAGCGCCCAGCCGGAGACCCTCCCCCTGCGCGAGCACTACAAGGAGAGCAGCGAGCAGAAAGAGAGGTACGAGACGGCGTTAGCAGCGAGCCAGCAGGAGGTAGACTCGCTGAAGGTGGTGGTGGATAATAAGAACCAGGAGATCAGTGAGATGAAGCAGAAGCTCCAACAGGCCACCAAGGAAAACATGGAAATGATGGACAGCTGGAAGGTATTCTGATATATTCTTTTTAACCCAATACAGAAACTTTAGCAGCTCCGTGAAACAGTAAATCATGAAAGTGTGCTGGAAAGAGGTTTTAAAGGCCGAGAGCAAGATGTTTTGATTAATCTTCACAGATTTGACAGTTTCCATGTTGAAATATTCTGTGAGGATTATGAGGTTTCAGTGATTCCCACTAAATGTTGCTCCTGGCAGAGTggaaaagcaaaagcaaagaaaagctgaattttgatcaggaaaacaaagcaaggATAACAAGAATAAGACTGAGCTGAATCCAAATTTCACATTCAAATTCATGTTTTCGCAAATATGATACCAGTCGATTCATTCTTCTCACTTCCTCCGCAGGCTAAATTTGACACTTTAGTGAGTGACCACCAGCGTTccctggaggagctgaaggccACATTGAGCAGTGCTCATGCAGCTCCAGCCGGCCAGGAGCAGGACGCCCAGGAGCTGAGAGCCTCTCTGGAGGGCCTGAAGATGGAGCACCAGCTGGAGATGGAGAATCTCAAGGCCAAACATAAGATCGAAGCCGCCATTCTAACCAAGGAACGTGAAGACCTGTGCTCTCGTCTTCAGGAGGCCAAAGACCAGCTGGCTGATGGCAACCAGGCCTGGAGGACTGAGGTAGAGGCTAAGAGCAGCAAGCAGGCCCTGGAGGAGGCCGCTGATAAGCTACAGAAGGCGGAGCAGAGGCTGGTAGAGATGGAGAAGCGTCAGATGGAGCAGGACAAAAGCACAGGGGAGCTGCGAGAGAGACTGGagctgtcagagaagaagaTGACCGACTACCAGGCCCTGCAGAAGGCCCAGGCGGAGAGCCAAGAGGAGATCCAGAAACTGGAAGAGAAGCTGAGGGTGACAGCGAACCAGCTCCAGGCCATCCAGGCAGACCGCTACACGTCCCACGATGCAAATGTGAGTGGCAAAAAGGAACAAATCGGACGTCGGCTGGCTAATTTGATATGCTGTCATTGCTTTGATTTATGTTCAACTCTCCAAACACCTGATCCTTTTCCAGGTGATAGAGGATAATGAAATTTCAGAAGAGAAGATGAAGCTAAAGCAGAATATTGAAGGTATTAGCAtccatttatttgcatttgccCAAGAGCCTGCATCAGTGCACTCAATGTGGTTTCATGAACATCACGTTCTGCATGCAAGACAttcactgctgctttgtttttcttcagaaaCAATGGAGAAGTTGttgaaaagggaaaaggaggtCTCGACTCTCACGTCCCAGGTCGAAGCCCTCAAATCCCAGATGGGAGGTAAATGTCGTTTTCCAGAACAAGTGGACGATCGTTACCAAACTCTTTTCCTTGAAGGGTTTTTATCTCTGAATCTTTGGTATCTGTGGAGAGACCATGcctgttcacacacagtcacggTGTTCATAAGAGCTAGTACTTTTATGTAGCCTGGAGGGGGATTGTAGCTCTGCAGCAGGTCATGTTTGCTATTGGCTAAAGCATTTCCCAGCCATCAGCCAATTTAAGCTTTGGTCAGgaaaaaatatgacatatttCTCAATCGATAAGCTCGTTATCAGTGTCGTATTTAGATAATGACCTTCGTTAGTGTCACTCTCTCTCGGTGCTGCTGTACGTGTCGTGACTGCAGgcttcactttgttttccacagtCGTGCTGAGTTCACTGTGCGGTGGATTGTGTTCATCTTCGCCGTTACATGCTTTGATCATCGCTGCGAAATCTGTCGACTGGCTGTCTTTTGAAAACTTAAAGTTCCATCACATCAAAAGGACCCAAAACACACTTCATGTAGTTCAGATAATCAAAATGACACACTTTGAAGAATAGattgtgaataatttaaaaagagaaaagaacaatATGAGACACAAAGTGGAGAATAGTTACTGTTCTCTACTCCATGATTTTACATTTGATCGTTCTGATAATTGATTTTTACAATCTGTAGACCTCATCAGCACGGTTCAAGTCGGGGATCCCTTCCTGACATGCCTCTAATGTAAACGAcgggagaaaaaaacacttacagtgtgtgaggcttcaggactgtggAGACAAATCAAGTGGATATTTTTATAGAGATAAGTTAGTCTTTTTAGCATGAAGTTCCCTGTTTGGGTTTCCCTTCATGTTGATTGCTTGCAGAGCTCCAGTGGAGGAGTGGTGACACAAATTTAGAATTTCATACTAACAAGACTGTAGGAAAATATCCCCTTGATTTAGCAAAGGCACACTGCTTCAGGTAAACTGTAGGATACTTGTTGGCACAGTAGGTGGGCTGTACATTGGAAGGCCATGATGACATGGTCCTTTAATGGCCAGTATGAACAgcaggaatgattacagcaagctAGCTAAAACCTTCACCCGGGGAATCCACCGGACACGGCAGCGTCACGTTCCTGTTGCAACGTGTTTTTGTTCCGTCCTCCGTCCTGCTTCAAACATAACCGGGagcatttcagaagcagagTGTTTTTACCCCCCTGATTTGGACAGTTTTCCTTTATATTTATGCTTCTGGCATGTTTAAGTTGGCTGCATAGTTACATGGTTTcttttttgcctgttttgttgtgtttattgttgatataAGATCTGGAGTCTgcacattattttgaaaatttactggATTCTCtacactgttcctgtgtctgacttcctgcctgcgTATTCCCATGGTTGGAACGCCGGCGTAGGAATTTAGGAGTCAGTGTTCACCTGGACAGTTGAatattgttttaagacataCTTGAACGTTTCCACAttgaaatgtctaaaaacaactaGACCTACATGATGTATTTTCCTGCCGTGTGTACttacattatcccaaatgtttccaacaatgttcaaactcAGAGAAATCTGTAATTTTATTAAGGTAAAGTTGGGTTTCATGTTGTTGTCTGTCGCTGTGACTTCcggggaaacacaggaaacaccaaaTGTTGCAAGATTTAGGAAGAAAGCCAGCAAACTTGACTTAATGAAACTATgtctttgttattgttttgattgagagacccctagtggcagCAATTACATACTGTGTCTTTAAAGAAGTCTGTGCTCAATgtattatatttaaaatatttgtcaaTGATTACAGCTGTTTTGTATGATTCATCAGCTGTTTATACACACAAGTTATTAATGCTTCATTGGAGGAGTTGTAGTTGTTGACAGgcacacacattttgttatatttacatattaacattataaatgctaaatacaGAGAAAAACGCATGCTTATTGTTTCACCAGCACTGGAGGGCAAAGTTCGCTCAGGGGAAAAGAAAGCCGAGGCCCTGGCCAAGGAGAAGATGCGtgtggaggcagagctggagtCCATGACCAAGAAGTCCCACGATGCCTCTGGGCAGCTGGTCCACATCagccaggagctgctgaagaaagAGAGGTATGAAGACGATTGATTGCATTGATTTTACAACCTTCCATGCGTGTGCCTGCAGCCATGCAAACATGATGCACATAAAATACCTCATATTATCAATTCAGGAATGGACAGATAGTTGGAGCATGCAGGCAATGTGATGATTTGATTGCATGTGCTGTCAACTTGAACAGTTTTATTTGAATCATGCTTTTGTAATGTTCCATCTGGATAAAACCTATACTGGTCATTAGCTACACCAGGAATCACGTTACCATCAACAGCATCTACACCAAGAGGTTTTATTCtgcactgctgccactgctgcagtAAATAACAGTCCTCTGCAGTGCAGTCGGGACACATTTTGTCCTGCTGGTCTTCAGAGAATTGGACTCTTAATTATACAAGTTTCAGCTTTTGTTGCATTTAAGCTCATGAGCGAGTTTAAATACAATTTCACTGTCCTGCACAGGAGGCGGCAGGACCTATCAAGTCCTGGCTCGCTTCACTTTAATACTTTGCTATCCTGCAAGGAAAGTATGTTCTGTACATATACAGgctttacagtaaaaacacatgataaaacagagtttaaaaaagTAATGCAACACAATTAACTGCGCATATTCAGCAAGATAAAGGGAGCTCAGCCACTGCAGTGGAGAAGACTTCCAGTTTCACAGCAGTAGAGCAGCAGTAACAGCCAGAACTTCATTATGAATATTCCACTTAACGCTGTTAATGTGTGATTACTTATTAATCCCGTCCCCCCTCCCACCTTGTCTTAGCAGTAGAGGTGCCGACTGTGGGACTCAGAGAAATATCAGAAATACACTGTGGGGTATAATTATAGACCTTAATTATGTGATCAATTAAAACTAAGGTGCTATTGGATGAAAGTCAAGAAATACAATACAGATAAATGAGAGGGGAATGCTTAGGAGTATTTTAAACACATACATCAATCACACTGTCTCTTCATTCCAGGTGATGGCTCGCTgctatcagtgtgtgtgtgtgtgtggctattATTTTCTGTGCAGTCCTTCTGAATGATATAACACATCTCCtttcacacatttcatcatAACTTAAAGCAGTAttaatattgtttgtttgttttttttgagcTGGAAGATGCTAAAATGCACCGTAGAgttgaggggaactgcagagttggatGATAATTCTCTAGGAGTTCGTCACTATAAGTGATTCATTTCACATCACACGTACCTCCAATTCCAGTTCTGTTCCACTCTCAGTACGAAGGTGCAGCTTTGAAAtgagtgtttttcctcagctttgtgtcagcagctgcaggtaatTATTTTTGTGCTCGTAGAGCATAGATCATAGATCACAGTGGTGCAGCTGAAATGGAAGGTTCGGGGACAACCAGAAGCTCATTATTTTAAGTTAGCCCCACCTTTTCAGTCTCGTTACTGTCAGCTTTGCACACACTGCCTCTGGTCTTTCGGCCAGCACTTAACGTTTTCACCACACTGACTTGAAGCTCGGGCCCGAGTCTCTGCATCTTTTCCTGTTGAGTTTCTggagcagccagcagagggaaACAACAAAGACCTGCCAGACGTTCACCTTTCACAGATTGCATTTTTAGTTGTTTCTGGCACACTTTTCACCAACCTCccaagtctgtttttgttgcttaaGATCAAGCTGCCAAATCTGGCTACGGTCAGTAAAAGTCTGATCGTTGAGGTCGTTATTTAACCACCAAGCTCAAAGAGAAATTTGTCAGAGTACCATTGCAGGCGTGCGGAGCTTTATTAAACAGGGCCTTGCTGTGTTTcaccacacattcacattcagacGATGCATTTTTCTGTCGTGTTGTAGGAACTCTACAACTCGGTCTAAttgtattacattattggctaTCTTACATTACGCAACTCTTACATTATTGGTAGTTACAAGGCACTAAAAATAAGTGCCTCTGGCTATGGCAGAATATGTGTCTGTGCATCATCGCGGCAGCAATTATGTTGCATGCAATAAAAGTATATACCAtccactgaaaaacagcagtgggTGTCCCCTTGAGGTAGTGTTATTGGACGGTAGCATCATTAGCTTCTTAATGTTCCCGCAGCTCTTTCAGCGTGTGACATGCTTTAAGAAAAGCAAACTAATACATTTGCTCAAGAAGGTCAGCTGTGAACATTGTTACACATGTTTATCTTTGATGCTTACAAGACAATTCAAGAAAGCCAATTACTAGCAAGTCACGTGGCAGAAGAAATGACGAttttcagaaacaaacaacGATTCGGCCCGAAAATCCATCTCACTGAGCGCAGCCCTGCCGTCGCATGAGCGAGTCTGCTCTCTCATTTCAACAAGGGCAGCATGTCTGAGGCACTGTAGCAAGCagtgaaggaagaggaagaataTATCATCAGTAAGGTGGAGGACATCGCTTCGATAATGAAAACTCAAACAGCCTTTCCACTTTCCTCGAGCCTGCATTAactggagcagcagaaacaagctgtgaacacttTGTAAACTTGACACAGCCTAACAGTTGGTTATTAACACATCCTCCATCCCTTTCGCATAACACATTATCATTTTTATGCACtgttaaaaatagaaattattgATTAGGGCTGCTTAAAAAGATGCACTAAGAGGAAGGTCTGGGCCAGATGGACTTCTCATAAAGAAGGAAGTGATGCTCTCATGTGTGCACAAATGAACATACAGCGTTTCAAATGAGGGCAGATGCTAAACTTTGCTTAACATGTGGTGTACTGTTTACAGAAACCCTGTTGCCCAGTGAACATACGTGGTTCATTGATATTAGTAAGTGGGCAAAAAGCCAAATACCAGTTCCTGCCAAAATGCACAGACAGTTTGACTATTGGAATGGGGCATCCATGCACCAGCCACTTTGATATGTATAGAGATGAGGCCGCCTCCACAATCCCCACTGGCCAGACTGGCTAACATTATTCACATAATGGACGGTAAGCTTTTAAATGATAATGACCTTTGTGCATTCTCCGAGCAGATGTACGGCTCATATAATCCTTGACAGCAGAACTGCGCTGCCTTTCTCTCAGTATCGCACTTTGGAGCAGCTGAGCTCATAGCGAGTCACCGCAGAACTGCAGGCCAGCAGAGCATGTTTGGAAAActggttctgttttttttcaggattaCTAAACACTTGaggtttctttgtttgtttttctgatttttttttttattattccagGAGTCTGAATGAGCTGAGGGTGTTGCTCCTGGAGTCACATCGCCATTCACGGGACATGGAGAAAGACCTGAACCGGGAAGTGCACAAGGCCGAGTGGAAGGTGAAGGAGCAGAAACTTCAGGATGACATCAAGACCCTGCGCGAAAAACTGCTTCTACTGGTGAGAAGGAAGGACTTTGATTATAAGCTAACGCTGCTCCTGGTGTGAGTCACCCCTGCAGTTATCAATCGCTCTaatcctctgagacatttatTCTTGGTCTTTCCCCATTCTAGGCATTTTGTTGTCGCTAGTTCCCAGCAAATACTGTATAATATACAAAAGGTTTGCAGTGTCTCCCCCACAAATCTAGTTTAATGACTTAATTTTACTTGAGTCTTACTGGACAATGAGCTGTGGTCATGATTTCTCTCTTAACGCTCTTTGGCTGCTCTGCTCAGGAGGAAATCAGAAAAATTCTGGTGGCTTTTTGATGATGTTGTGAACATTTAACAGCCGGCATTGGTTATTATCCTCCTGCCTTGTGTGCGTATTAGGGTCGGGAACGGTCCTCACCTGACCACCGGCGGTACTCCATGCTGGACCCCTCCGCCCTGGACTCAGAGGTGAGCCGCCTCCGCCAGCGGCTGCTCAGCACTGAGGACGCCCTGAGGAACGCCTTGGAACACAACCAGCAGGTCGACCAGCTGGTCCAGGCCATGCGCAGGCGTCCAGATAAAAGCCCggtaaaattaataaaaaaaataattttacagATCCAAGTTagaaaagcatgaaaatgattCTGGTGTCAGGGAGCTTATGAACAAGTGCCCATAGATTAGCATTTTTAACGTCAGTTAAAAAGGTGTATTTACCAAAAACgtcaaaatattcatttaatgttaattaaatgtttttcaggCGCATGGTGCAAATTCAGCCAATGGAATTCATCATCAGGAGTCAGACAGTCCTCAAGATGTTGGT
Above is a genomic segment from Chelmon rostratus isolate fCheRos1 chromosome 14, fCheRos1.pri, whole genome shotgun sequence containing:
- the clip2 gene encoding CAP-Gly domain-containing linker protein 2 isoform X1; translated protein: MNMLKSSGLKIPGRGPKHSSPVGRTSAGGTSSPVVPKDNCPLKPTTPTKISEEGDDVLGDYTVGEQVWVNGVKPGVIAYLGETQFAPGQWAGVILNDLVGKNDGSVGGVRYFECQPLQGIFTRPSKLTRQPVGEGSDSHSTDSISAQNQTQQGSGAPPGQRVVVPLREGLLNSAVKTGNESGSNMSDSGSVKKGGDKDLRVGDRVLVGGSKMGVIRYMGETDFAKGEWCGVELDEPLGKNDGAVAGTRYFQCLPKFGLFAPIHKVIRIGFPSTSPAKAKKSKRVAMGVSSLAHSPSSSSISSVSSVASSVGGRPSRAGLLTETSSRYARKISGTTALQEALKEKQQHIEQLLVERDLERAEMAKATSHICEVEKELSILKTQHVQYVTENESALQQVKALLASTQKDKLELANQLEEEKRKVEDLQFRVEEESITKGDLEGRCTHDAASLRLGKRTKQTTVEEKSRIMQLEEELSLRRADIENLQAKLRGSDTSSQQADVGEAAPGSSAQPETLPLREHYKESSEQKERYETALAASQQEVDSLKVVVDNKNQEISEMKQKLQQATKENMEMMDSWKAKFDTLVSDHQRSLEELKATLSSAHAAPAGQEQDAQELRASLEGLKMEHQLEMENLKAKHKIEAAILTKEREDLCSRLQEAKDQLADGNQAWRTEVEAKSSKQALEEAADKLQKAEQRLVEMEKRQMEQDKSTGELRERLELSEKKMTDYQALQKAQAESQEEIQKLEEKLRVTANQLQAIQADRYTSHDANVIEDNEISEEKMKLKQNIEETMEKLLKREKEVSTLTSQVEALKSQMGALEGKVRSGEKKAEALAKEKMRVEAELESMTKKSHDASGQLVHISQELLKKERSLNELRVLLLESHRHSRDMEKDLNREVHKAEWKVKEQKLQDDIKTLREKLLLLGRERSSPDHRRYSMLDPSALDSEVSRLRQRLLSTEDALRNALEHNQQVDQLVQAMRRRPDKSPAHGANSANGIHHQESDSPQDVGTTLI
- the clip2 gene encoding CAP-Gly domain-containing linker protein 2 isoform X2, with the translated sequence MNMLKSSGLKIPGRGPKHSSPVGRTSAGGTSSPVVPKDNCPLKPTTPTKISEEGDDVLGDYTVGEQVWVNGVKPGVIAYLGETQFAPGQWAGVILNDLVGKNDGSVGGVRYFECQPLQGIFTRPSKLTRQPVGEGSDSHSTDSISAQNQTQQGSGAPPGQRVVVPLREGLLNSAVKTGNESGSNMSDSGSVKKGGDKDLRVGDRVLVGGSKMGVIRYMGETDFAKGEWCGVELDEPLGKNDGAVAGTRYFQCLPKFGLFAPIHKVIRIGFPSTSPAKAKKSKRVAMGVSSLAHSPSSSSISSVSSVASSVGGRPSRAGLLTETSSRYARKISGTTALQEALKEKQQHIEQLLVERDLERAEMAKATSHICEVEKELSILKTQHVQYVTENESALQQVKALLASTQKDKLELANQLEEEKRKVEDLQFRVEEESITKGDLEGRCTHDAASLRLGKRTKQTTVEEKSRIMQLEEELSLRRADIENLQAKLRGSDTSSQQADVGEAAPGSSAQPETLPLREHYKESSEQKERYETALAASQQEVDSLKVVVDNKNQEISEMKQKLQQATKENMEMMDSWKAKFDTLVSDHQRSLEELKATLSSAHAAPAGQEQDAQELRASLEGLKMEHQLEMENLKAKHKIEAAILTKEREDLCSRLQEAKDQLADGNQAWRTEVEAKSSKQALEEAADKLQKAEQRLVEMEKRQMEQDKSTGELRERLELSEKKMTDYQALQKAQAESQEEIQKLEEKLRVTANQLQAIQADRYTSHDANVIEDNEISEEKMKLKQNIEETMEKLLKREKEVSTLTSQVEALKSQMGALEGKVRSGEKKAEALAKEKMRVEAELESMTKKSHDASGQLVHISQELLKKERSLNELRVLLLESHRHSRDMEKDLNREVHKAEWKVKEQKLQDDIKTLREKLLLLGRERSSPDHRRYSMLDPSALDSEVSRLRQRLLSTEDALRNALEHNQQVDQLVQAMRRRPDKSPAHGANSANGIHHQESDSPQDEQH